In Propionimicrobium sp. PCR01-08-3, one DNA window encodes the following:
- a CDS encoding MarR family transcriptional regulator codes for MSEHVARWLSPSQQTIWRNWLNASAWINEQLNADLRPHNLDLNEYEVLVVLSESPGRSIRMSQLADGANQSRSRLTHTVNRMECEGLITRETAADDRRGVIAKLTDKGLEKLQVAAVDHVESVRRVLIDPVAEEDWEGLGRAMQAVLDAAGDER; via the coding sequence ATGTCCGAGCACGTGGCCCGCTGGTTATCGCCGTCCCAGCAGACGATCTGGCGCAACTGGTTGAATGCGTCGGCTTGGATCAACGAGCAACTCAATGCAGACTTGCGACCGCATAATCTCGATCTGAATGAATACGAGGTGCTCGTCGTGCTATCCGAATCTCCGGGACGCTCCATCCGCATGTCGCAGCTTGCCGATGGCGCAAATCAGTCCAGGTCCAGGTTGACGCACACCGTCAACCGGATGGAATGCGAGGGGCTGATCACCCGTGAGACGGCTGCCGATGACCGTCGCGGGGTGATCGCGAAACTGACCGACAAGGGTCTCGAGAAGCTGCAGGTCGCTGCCGTCGATCATGTGGAGTCGGTGCGCCGCGTGCTCATCGACCCGGTCGCAGAAGAGGACTGGGAGGGCCTCGGCCGCGCCATGCAGGCTGTGCTCGACGCGGCCGGGGACGAACGGTGA
- the gndA gene encoding NADP-dependent phosphogluconate dehydrogenase, which produces MSEKANIGVVGMAVMGSNLARNLAHKGFTVAIFNRTYAKTQHVLAEHGNEGNFIGSESIADFVASIEHPRSIIVMVKAGDATDATIEELLPYLEPGDIILDAGNANFRDTIRREKEISAKGFHFVGTGVSGGEYGALTGPSIMPGGTPESYQIVGPMLEAISAHVGDEPCCTWIGPNGAGHFVKMIHNGIEYSDMQVIGEAYELLKAAGIGNDEAAEVFKSWNTGELSSYLIEITADVLAQKDPQTGAALVDVIKDRAGMKGTGTWTVQTALELGVPVNGIAESVFARAESSHDDLRAAAQQTLQGPDRTLQVPDKAAFVEDVRQALWASKVVAYSQGFDEIRTGGMEFGWNINVADCAKIWRDGCIIRAKLLENIRQEYSANLELVSLMCAPSIAPQLAQYNDAWRRVVSAAVQSGVSAPVFSSSLAYYDMARAPRNNAALTQGLRDYFGSHTYERVDQPGHWHLDWSGDRSEEKTSDD; this is translated from the coding sequence ATGTCAGAGAAAGCCAATATCGGCGTCGTCGGTATGGCGGTGATGGGCTCAAACCTCGCCCGTAATCTCGCCCACAAGGGCTTCACCGTCGCGATCTTTAACCGCACCTACGCCAAGACTCAGCATGTGTTAGCTGAGCACGGCAACGAAGGTAACTTCATCGGATCGGAGTCGATCGCAGATTTCGTTGCCTCGATCGAACACCCACGCTCCATCATCGTCATGGTGAAGGCAGGAGACGCCACCGACGCCACCATCGAAGAATTGCTTCCCTACCTGGAACCCGGCGACATCATTCTGGACGCCGGCAACGCCAACTTCCGGGACACAATCCGCCGCGAAAAAGAAATCTCCGCCAAGGGGTTCCACTTCGTCGGCACCGGCGTGTCGGGCGGCGAATACGGCGCGCTGACCGGCCCCTCCATCATGCCCGGGGGCACCCCCGAGAGCTACCAGATCGTCGGCCCGATGCTGGAAGCCATCTCGGCCCACGTGGGCGACGAACCCTGCTGCACCTGGATCGGCCCGAACGGCGCCGGCCACTTCGTCAAGATGATTCACAACGGCATCGAATACTCCGACATGCAGGTGATCGGCGAGGCCTATGAGCTGCTGAAGGCCGCCGGCATCGGCAACGACGAGGCCGCCGAGGTCTTCAAGAGTTGGAACACCGGTGAGCTGTCAAGCTACCTGATCGAGATCACCGCCGACGTGCTCGCCCAGAAGGATCCGCAGACCGGTGCCGCGCTGGTTGACGTGATCAAGGACCGCGCCGGCATGAAGGGCACCGGCACCTGGACGGTGCAGACCGCCCTTGAATTGGGCGTGCCGGTCAACGGCATCGCCGAGTCGGTCTTCGCCCGCGCCGAGTCGAGCCATGACGACCTGCGCGCCGCCGCTCAACAGACTCTGCAGGGCCCCGACCGGACGCTGCAGGTTCCCGATAAGGCTGCTTTCGTCGAGGACGTCCGCCAGGCGCTGTGGGCGTCCAAGGTCGTCGCCTACTCGCAGGGCTTCGACGAGATCCGTACCGGTGGCATGGAGTTCGGCTGGAACATCAATGTCGCCGATTGCGCGAAGATCTGGCGCGACGGCTGCATCATCCGCGCCAAGCTGCTGGAGAACATCCGCCAGGAATACTCGGCCAATCTCGAGCTGGTCTCGCTGATGTGTGCGCCGTCGATCGCCCCGCAGCTCGCCCAGTACAACGACGCCTGGCGCCGGGTCGTCTCGGCCGCCGTGCAGTCGGGTGTGTCGGCGCCAGTGTTCTCGAGCTCGCTGGCCTACTACGACATGGCTCGCGCGCCGCGCAACAACGCGGCCCTCACCCAGGGCCTGCGCGACTACTTCGGTTCGCACACCTATGAGCGTGTCGATCAGCCCGGGCACTGGCACCTGGATTGGTCGGGCGACCGCTCCGAGGAGAAGACCTCGGACGACTGA
- a CDS encoding sugar ABC transporter permease, with translation MIFTIAMLVFPLVWTIYLSLTDAEGSVRAPKEIIGLDNYIEVLTDTARFWPAVGRTIVFTSGVLIAQMVLGMCIALLLRRSFRGQGIIRVAILLPLVATPVAVGMMWRLIFDPNIGPANYLLGLVGLGPFPWLAGEKTALATTMLIDVWQWTPMVALILLAGLTSLSDDIDEAASIDGANAWQRFWSVTLPMVWPSVVVAVLLRGIDALKTFDILYATKGRGGGSFNEVETLNVYAYGLSFDYNEYGLASTVLILFFALIIAAMLALTSRNKER, from the coding sequence ATGATTTTTACAATAGCGATGCTGGTTTTCCCTCTCGTGTGGACGATCTATTTAAGTTTGACCGATGCTGAGGGATCGGTACGCGCGCCGAAGGAGATCATCGGTCTCGATAATTACATTGAGGTGCTCACGGACACCGCGCGATTCTGGCCAGCAGTCGGACGAACTATCGTTTTCACAAGCGGAGTGCTGATCGCCCAGATGGTTCTCGGCATGTGTATCGCGTTGCTGCTTCGCCGTTCATTCCGTGGACAAGGCATTATCCGCGTGGCCATTCTGTTGCCGTTGGTCGCGACACCGGTAGCGGTCGGCATGATGTGGAGACTGATATTTGACCCAAATATAGGCCCAGCGAATTATCTGTTGGGCTTGGTCGGTCTAGGCCCGTTCCCGTGGCTTGCAGGTGAAAAGACGGCGCTTGCGACCACGATGCTCATTGATGTCTGGCAGTGGACGCCGATGGTCGCGCTGATCTTGTTGGCCGGCCTCACATCGCTATCTGACGACATTGACGAGGCGGCATCGATCGATGGCGCTAATGCCTGGCAACGATTCTGGTCGGTGACCTTACCGATGGTGTGGCCGAGCGTCGTAGTAGCCGTATTGCTGCGCGGAATTGATGCGCTCAAGACGTTCGACATTCTTTACGCCACTAAGGGGCGAGGCGGAGGATCATTCAACGAGGTTGAAACGCTGAATGTCTATGCCTACGGACTAAGTTTTGACTATAACGAATACGGTCTGGCATCGACGGTGTTGATACTCTTCTTTGCACTCATCATCGCCGCGATGCTTGCGCTGACTTCTCGTAACAAGGAGCGATGA
- a CDS encoding thioesterase family protein — protein sequence MSDDVFITEVQLRWTDLDAQGHVNNVMVADYLQQARAEFMLSGEACEMIDDGVVVVDHKIAYHGSIYYSDDPLTAQLWVAELGAARVVIAYRLLQADRLCVEARSTLCAYDFERMVPRRMTRRERGFFASWLDEATQALPEVASPELNGRGWVTPIRLRWSDPDRYQHVNNVRYLDYVLAGRVDMTTHADWSMARVAMGNEQAVRWLIARQDIDYLVQTTFRLEPYHVLTAPVRLGTTSMVLATEIVDPETGIVHAKARTVTVCSDGDGRKRPLPEAGRAALEKMLITE from the coding sequence ATGAGTGATGACGTGTTCATAACCGAGGTACAGTTGCGTTGGACCGACCTGGACGCCCAGGGCCACGTCAACAACGTCATGGTGGCCGACTATCTGCAGCAGGCCAGGGCAGAGTTCATGCTGTCCGGCGAGGCGTGCGAGATGATCGACGACGGCGTCGTGGTGGTCGACCACAAGATCGCCTATCACGGTTCCATCTATTACAGCGATGACCCGCTGACCGCCCAGTTGTGGGTGGCCGAACTCGGGGCGGCCAGGGTCGTGATCGCCTACCGGTTGTTGCAGGCGGACCGATTGTGCGTCGAGGCGCGCAGCACGCTGTGCGCCTACGATTTCGAGCGGATGGTTCCCCGGCGGATGACTCGCCGAGAGCGCGGGTTCTTCGCGTCCTGGCTCGACGAGGCAACGCAGGCCTTGCCCGAGGTCGCCTCACCCGAGCTGAACGGACGCGGCTGGGTCACGCCGATCCGGCTGCGCTGGTCCGATCCGGACCGCTACCAGCACGTCAACAACGTGCGATACCTCGACTACGTGCTGGCCGGACGCGTCGACATGACCACCCATGCCGACTGGTCGATGGCCCGGGTCGCGATGGGCAACGAGCAGGCGGTGCGCTGGCTGATCGCGCGGCAGGACATCGACTATCTGGTGCAGACGACGTTTCGGCTGGAGCCTTATCACGTGCTGACCGCACCGGTCCGGCTGGGCACCACGTCGATGGTGCTGGCCACCGAGATCGTCGATCCCGAGACCGGCATCGTCCATGCCAAGGCCCGTACGGTCACCGTCTGCTCCGACGGTGATGGACGCAAGCGCCCGCTGCCCGAGGCCGGGCGCGCTGCTCTCGAGAAGATGCTGATAACCGAGTAG
- a CDS encoding long-chain fatty acid--CoA ligase yields the protein MNANAQQVAETILTQCASDYPTMFRNRVADDPAKVAFTIPDGDGWRDLTWTQTRQIADRAAAGFISLGLKYEQRVAIACSTRIEWIEADLGIACAAAATTTVYPNTNVDEMAHIVTDSDSVMMVLENNAQLSKVQQASQLGTQLSSIVLIDDDRPADAAVDERVITWDELLERGAGYLAEHPDCVDEAIATLGPDSLSTLIYTSGTTGDPKGVELLHRSWAYEGAAMKYYDFVFPDDVLYLWLPLSHVFGRDLLSVQLQIGFRAIVDGRVDHIVDGLASTHPTILVGVPRIFEKVRATVMTMYPQKGLKGRISRWAFRVGRESRPYRLADRPLPGILKMQYAVAEKLVFSKLKQKLGGRMRFMISGSAKLSRQVQEWFFSAGITIVEGYGATETAAITFLNLPDRPRFGTVGPVIPGLQVKIADDGEVLVSGPTVARGYHRLDEESAEAFKDGWFGTGDVGKLDSDGYLTITDRKRDLFKSSNGKYVAPQKVENAVMATIPYVSQVVAIGQDRKYVTALITLDEPQLRKWAARRGKENLSYEELTQEPGIHQSIDRFVRKTNAKLERWEQIKRYTILPAELSMADGTLTPSLKVRRDAVNDTYADQIEAMYDDDAPRSDLVVSG from the coding sequence ATGAACGCCAACGCACAGCAGGTCGCCGAAACGATTCTCACGCAATGTGCCTCCGACTACCCGACCATGTTCCGCAACCGGGTCGCGGACGATCCCGCCAAGGTGGCTTTCACCATTCCCGATGGCGACGGCTGGCGTGATCTGACCTGGACGCAGACTCGCCAGATCGCGGACCGTGCTGCCGCGGGTTTCATTTCGCTCGGTCTGAAATATGAGCAGCGGGTGGCCATCGCCTGCTCGACTCGCATCGAATGGATCGAGGCCGATCTGGGCATCGCCTGCGCCGCCGCAGCGACCACCACCGTCTATCCCAACACCAATGTCGACGAGATGGCTCACATCGTCACCGATTCGGATTCGGTGATGATGGTGCTGGAGAACAACGCGCAACTTAGCAAGGTCCAGCAGGCGTCCCAATTGGGCACCCAGCTCAGTTCCATCGTCCTGATCGACGACGACCGGCCCGCCGATGCTGCCGTCGACGAACGCGTCATCACCTGGGACGAGCTGCTGGAGCGCGGTGCGGGCTATCTCGCCGAGCATCCGGACTGCGTGGATGAGGCCATCGCCACGCTCGGCCCCGATTCGCTGTCGACGCTGATCTACACCTCGGGCACCACCGGCGACCCCAAAGGTGTCGAGTTGCTGCACCGTAGCTGGGCTTATGAGGGTGCGGCGATGAAGTACTACGATTTCGTCTTCCCCGATGATGTGCTGTACCTATGGCTGCCCCTCAGCCACGTCTTCGGCCGCGACCTGTTGTCGGTGCAGTTGCAGATCGGCTTCCGGGCCATCGTCGATGGACGCGTGGATCACATCGTCGACGGCCTCGCCTCGACCCACCCGACGATCCTGGTCGGGGTGCCGCGCATCTTCGAAAAGGTCCGCGCGACCGTCATGACCATGTATCCGCAAAAGGGCCTGAAGGGGCGTATCTCTCGCTGGGCATTCCGGGTCGGACGCGAGTCGCGCCCCTACCGGCTGGCCGATCGTCCACTGCCCGGAATACTGAAGATGCAATACGCGGTCGCCGAGAAGCTGGTCTTCAGCAAGCTGAAGCAGAAACTCGGTGGGCGGATGCGCTTCATGATCTCGGGCTCGGCAAAGCTGTCCCGTCAGGTGCAGGAGTGGTTCTTTAGCGCGGGCATCACCATCGTCGAAGGCTATGGCGCAACCGAAACCGCTGCGATCACCTTCTTGAACCTGCCCGATCGTCCGAGATTCGGCACGGTCGGCCCGGTCATCCCGGGGCTCCAGGTCAAGATCGCCGACGATGGCGAAGTGCTGGTTTCGGGCCCGACGGTCGCACGTGGCTACCATCGGCTGGACGAGGAAAGCGCCGAGGCATTCAAGGATGGCTGGTTCGGTACCGGCGACGTCGGCAAGCTGGATTCCGACGGCTACCTGACCATCACCGACCGCAAGAGGGACCTTTTCAAGAGCTCGAACGGCAAGTATGTGGCCCCGCAAAAGGTCGAGAACGCGGTCATGGCGACCATTCCCTACGTCAGCCAGGTGGTCGCGATCGGCCAGGACCGCAAGTACGTCACGGCGCTCATCACCTTGGACGAGCCACAGCTTCGTAAATGGGCCGCCCGCCGCGGCAAGGAGAATCTGTCGTACGAGGAACTGACCCAAGAGCCGGGAATCCACCAGTCGATCGACAGGTTCGTCCGCAAGACCAATGCCAAACTCGAGCGTTGGGAGCAGATCAAGCGGTACACGATCCTGCCCGCCGAGTTGAGCATGGCCGACGGTACGCTCACGCCGAGTCTGAAGGTGCGTCGCGACGCGGTGAATGACACCTACGCCGATCAGATCGAAGCCATGTATGACGATGACGCGCCCAGAAGCGATCTGGTGGTGTCGGGATAG
- a CDS encoding RbsD/FucU domain-containing protein: protein MLKNIDPRMSPELLYVLAQMGHGDRLAIVDRNYPVVSTAQRVVRLDALNLTEALDVVLSVFPVDNFVEQPVAGMNNVDDPEAIPEVQQQAFAAVNAAEGRTVGVQRLPRFDFYQQAASCFAVLATSEARPYGCIMVTKGVIF from the coding sequence ATGCTCAAGAATATTGATCCCCGGATGAGTCCGGAACTGTTGTACGTGCTCGCTCAGATGGGGCACGGCGACCGGCTGGCGATCGTCGATCGCAACTATCCGGTGGTCTCCACAGCGCAGCGAGTGGTGCGTCTGGACGCGCTGAATCTCACCGAGGCGCTGGACGTGGTGCTCAGCGTGTTTCCCGTCGACAATTTCGTTGAGCAGCCGGTGGCCGGTATGAACAATGTGGACGATCCGGAGGCCATCCCGGAGGTTCAGCAGCAGGCGTTCGCCGCCGTCAACGCCGCTGAAGGACGCACGGTCGGCGTGCAGCGTCTGCCGCGTTTCGACTTCTACCAGCAGGCCGCCAGCTGCTTCGCAGTGCTCGCGACCAGCGAAGCACGTCCCTACGGCTGCATCATGGTGACCAAGGGCGTCATCTTCTGA
- a CDS encoding galactitol-1-phosphate 5-dehydrogenase has product MKALVLTEYNKFEYLDVPTPVPGEGEVLIKVKACAVCGSDVHGMDGSSGRRQPPDIMGHEASGQIEALGPGVEGWSVGDRVTFDSTVYCNRCDACRAGNVNLCTNRQVLGVSCDDYRRDGAFADYLVVPAYICYKLPDTVSYLQAAMVEPLAIAYHAATRTPITSGMSAVIVGVGTIGLLTLQVAKAMGAGPIIAVDIDEAKLATALDNGADVAVNSAEPDALDRILAATDGTQGADIALDATGIDATTHLCLKSVKLNGSVVLIGNIVQQINFPLQWVVTRQLSLFGTCASAGEYDECLKLIADREVDVEALISKVVPLTDGHEWITRVYNREPGLNKIVLLPEG; this is encoded by the coding sequence ATGAAAGCACTGGTGCTGACCGAATACAACAAGTTCGAGTACCTTGATGTGCCGACTCCGGTCCCGGGCGAGGGCGAGGTACTGATCAAAGTGAAAGCCTGCGCCGTTTGCGGCTCCGACGTGCACGGCATGGATGGATCATCGGGACGCAGGCAGCCACCGGACATCATGGGCCACGAGGCCTCCGGTCAGATCGAGGCCCTGGGCCCGGGAGTCGAGGGGTGGTCGGTCGGGGACCGGGTCACTTTTGACTCGACGGTCTACTGCAATCGATGCGATGCCTGCAGGGCAGGCAACGTGAATCTGTGCACTAACCGGCAGGTGCTCGGGGTCTCCTGCGACGACTACCGCAGAGACGGCGCCTTCGCCGACTACCTGGTGGTACCTGCCTATATCTGTTACAAGTTGCCCGATACCGTCAGCTATTTGCAGGCGGCGATGGTAGAGCCGTTGGCAATCGCTTATCACGCCGCAACCCGGACCCCCATCACATCTGGGATGAGCGCCGTCATCGTCGGAGTCGGAACCATCGGTCTACTCACTCTGCAGGTCGCCAAGGCCATGGGAGCCGGACCCATCATTGCGGTCGACATCGACGAGGCCAAGCTCGCCACCGCGCTGGACAATGGGGCCGACGTCGCCGTGAACTCAGCCGAACCGGATGCGCTGGATCGGATTCTCGCCGCGACCGACGGTACCCAGGGTGCCGACATCGCGCTCGATGCAACCGGTATCGACGCGACTACGCACCTGTGCTTGAAATCAGTAAAGCTGAACGGATCGGTCGTGCTGATCGGAAACATCGTCCAGCAGATCAACTTCCCTCTGCAATGGGTGGTGACTCGCCAACTCAGCCTTTTCGGCACGTGCGCATCGGCAGGAGAATACGACGAATGCCTCAAGCTGATCGCAGACCGCGAGGTGGACGTCGAGGCCCTGATCTCGAAGGTGGTTCCGTTAACGGACGGTCATGAGTGGATCACCCGGGTCTACAACCGGGAACCCGGCCTCAACAAGATCGTGCTGCTGCCGGAGGGATAG
- a CDS encoding FAD-binding and (Fe-S)-binding domain-containing protein gives MSAGTAILDKVAELRAKLSDDSCLDQSTLARALYSTDASLYRMVPEIVATPRSRDELIELVRAALAVGLPITGRGAGTSCAGNAVGPGLVIDTSRHLNHVLSLDAEAGTAVVEPGVVQSALQARANPEGWRFGPDPSTSNRCTIGGMIGNNACGPRALGYGRSSDNIIELEVITGTGELLTLRSGAEGDLLGKLRGVVLDNLGTIRTEFGTFSRQVSGYSMEHLLPEKDFDVASFFAGTEGTLGIITKATVRLVRDAPLKTTVALGYPTMADGADAMERILPYRPTACEGMDRRLSNVVAERIGPQAVPPLPEGDAWLFIELVGDDADELAGRAQKVVDVSGATEGWVVPDAHEAARLWTIRTDAAGLAAVALDKPAHAGWEDSAVPAPKLGAYLRDFEALLSRFGLHGLPYGHFGEGCVHCRIDFPLDAENGIQVLHDFMFAAGELVARYGGSMSGEHGDGRARSELLPLMYSGDALKLFGQVKQIFDPKNLLNPGVLVDPEPLNANVRIAGLRRSPLAMKDPAFTLAVHQCTGVGKCRANTTITGGVMCPSFQATGDEKDTTRGRSRVLQEMLNGELITGGWASPEVAEALELCLACKGCRRDCPTGIDMAAYKSRVLFEKHKHRLRPLSHYALGWLPRWGRLATKLRLGAVANFVLQTPGLSAIVKAVAGVDQRRPMPRFRTGAAASHLNYESDGTPAAQVPKPGSDDHQNKTHDSASKTGEAAPGRGIDESSNAPGQDRDGTSEHARSDSTTSARAHDQVGSTKTPAGSRGPIAIWVDSFTDAFAGGQLAALVNLLVSIGFVPRVISQDACCGLTWITTGQLDGTRKQLNHALDVLAPIAEQGVPIVGMEPSCMAVWRSDAPELLPDDSRVPVVASAIRTLAEVLGSLDDWQPPSLAGHVVVAQPHCHHASVLGWDADAALLMRTGATVTTLGGCCGLAGNFGVERGHYEVSVKVAEHDLLPAIRQAGPDAIVLADGFSCRKQVADLVDGRQAVTLAELLVAHL, from the coding sequence GTGAGCGCCGGCACCGCCATCCTCGACAAGGTCGCCGAGCTTCGGGCCAAGCTGTCCGACGATTCCTGTTTGGATCAATCGACCCTTGCCAGAGCGTTGTATTCGACGGACGCATCGCTTTACCGGATGGTTCCCGAGATCGTGGCGACCCCCCGCAGCCGCGACGAACTGATCGAGCTGGTGCGCGCCGCGTTGGCGGTGGGCCTTCCTATCACCGGACGAGGCGCCGGCACCTCCTGCGCGGGCAACGCCGTCGGGCCCGGTTTGGTGATCGATACCTCCCGTCACCTCAACCACGTTTTGTCACTGGACGCCGAGGCCGGCACGGCCGTCGTGGAACCGGGTGTGGTGCAGTCGGCGCTGCAAGCCCGCGCCAATCCGGAGGGCTGGCGTTTCGGCCCCGATCCGTCGACCTCAAATCGCTGCACCATCGGCGGCATGATCGGCAACAATGCCTGCGGACCACGTGCTCTGGGGTACGGACGAAGCTCCGACAACATCATCGAGCTCGAGGTCATTACCGGCACCGGTGAGTTGCTGACCCTGCGAAGTGGCGCGGAGGGCGATCTGCTCGGCAAGCTGCGCGGGGTGGTGCTGGACAATCTGGGCACCATCCGCACCGAGTTCGGCACCTTCTCCAGGCAGGTATCCGGATACAGCATGGAGCACCTGCTGCCCGAGAAGGACTTCGATGTGGCGAGTTTCTTCGCCGGCACCGAGGGCACCTTGGGCATCATCACCAAGGCGACCGTCCGGCTGGTGCGCGACGCCCCGCTGAAGACGACGGTGGCGCTCGGGTATCCGACGATGGCCGATGGCGCGGACGCGATGGAGCGCATCCTGCCGTACCGGCCGACCGCCTGCGAAGGGATGGACCGCAGACTGTCGAACGTGGTGGCCGAGCGAATCGGCCCGCAGGCGGTACCACCGCTGCCCGAAGGGGATGCCTGGCTGTTCATCGAGTTGGTCGGTGACGATGCGGACGAGCTCGCCGGGCGCGCCCAGAAAGTAGTGGATGTCTCCGGTGCGACCGAGGGCTGGGTAGTACCCGACGCCCACGAAGCCGCCAGACTGTGGACGATCCGTACCGACGCCGCCGGGCTCGCCGCGGTCGCTCTCGATAAACCGGCGCACGCCGGCTGGGAGGATTCAGCGGTTCCGGCGCCGAAACTGGGCGCCTATCTGCGCGACTTCGAGGCCCTGCTCTCCCGCTTCGGATTGCACGGGCTGCCGTACGGGCATTTCGGCGAAGGCTGCGTGCACTGCCGGATCGATTTTCCGCTGGACGCCGAGAACGGCATCCAGGTGCTGCACGATTTCATGTTCGCCGCCGGTGAGTTGGTGGCCCGCTACGGCGGGTCGATGTCAGGCGAACACGGCGACGGCAGAGCGCGAAGCGAGCTGCTGCCGTTGATGTATTCGGGCGACGCGCTGAAGCTGTTCGGGCAGGTCAAGCAGATCTTTGACCCCAAGAATCTGCTCAACCCGGGCGTGCTGGTCGACCCAGAGCCGTTGAACGCGAACGTCAGGATCGCCGGGCTCCGGCGTTCTCCGCTGGCGATGAAGGATCCGGCGTTCACCCTTGCCGTGCATCAGTGCACCGGTGTCGGCAAGTGCCGCGCGAACACCACCATCACCGGCGGTGTGATGTGCCCGAGCTTCCAGGCGACCGGGGACGAGAAAGACACCACCCGCGGACGCTCCCGCGTGCTGCAGGAGATGCTGAACGGCGAGCTGATCACCGGGGGATGGGCATCCCCCGAGGTGGCCGAGGCCCTGGAGCTGTGCCTGGCGTGCAAGGGCTGCCGCAGGGATTGTCCGACCGGTATCGACATGGCCGCCTATAAGTCCCGGGTGCTGTTTGAGAAGCACAAACACAGGCTGCGTCCACTGTCGCACTATGCACTCGGCTGGCTGCCGCGCTGGGGCAGATTGGCCACCAAATTGCGGCTGGGTGCGGTTGCGAACTTCGTGCTGCAGACTCCTGGTCTGAGCGCCATCGTGAAGGCGGTCGCAGGTGTCGATCAGCGGCGTCCGATGCCCCGGTTCCGTACCGGTGCGGCGGCCAGTCACCTGAACTATGAGTCTGACGGAACCCCAGCGGCCCAGGTGCCCAAGCCTGGTTCCGATGACCATCAGAATAAAACGCACGATAGCGCCAGCAAGACGGGCGAAGCCGCGCCCGGACGTGGCATTGATGAGTCATCGAACGCTCCGGGCCAGGATCGAGACGGCACCTCGGAGCACGCCAGATCAGATTCCACCACCAGCGCCCGCGCACACGATCAGGTAGGGAGCACAAAAACCCCGGCGGGATCACGCGGCCCGATCGCTATCTGGGTCGACTCCTTCACCGATGCATTTGCCGGAGGTCAATTGGCGGCCCTGGTGAATCTGCTGGTGAGTATCGGTTTCGTACCGAGAGTCATCTCGCAGGACGCCTGTTGTGGGCTGACCTGGATCACCACCGGCCAGCTGGACGGGACCCGCAAACAGTTGAATCATGCGCTCGACGTGTTGGCCCCGATCGCCGAGCAGGGCGTCCCGATCGTGGGTATGGAGCCGAGCTGCATGGCGGTATGGCGTTCGGATGCTCCCGAGTTGCTGCCGGACGATTCCCGGGTGCCGGTGGTCGCCTCGGCAATTCGCACCTTGGCCGAGGTCTTGGGTTCGTTGGACGACTGGCAGCCACCGAGTTTGGCGGGTCACGTCGTCGTGGCTCAGCCACACTGTCACCATGCGTCCGTGCTCGGTTGGGACGCCGATGCGGCCTTGTTGATGCGCACCGGCGCGACCGTGACGACCCTGGGCGGCTGTTGCGGGCTGGCCGGCAACTTCGGTGTCGAGCGCGGTCACTACGAGGTTTCGGTCAAGGTGGCCGAGCACGACCTGCTGCCGGCGATCCGCCAGGCAGGCCCGGACGCGATCGTGCTGGCCGACGGATTCAGCTGCCGCAAACAGGTCGCCGACCTGGTCGACGGACGCCAAGCCGTCACCCTGGCCGAGCTGCTCGTCGCGCACCTGTAG
- a CDS encoding carbohydrate ABC transporter permease, whose product MMRLTRRYRVFRGIAIVLLLLIMLTPLAWMVMSSFKTNVQIYDPTATFAFSPTIENYQKVFQQANFGRFMGNSFVVAAVSTAISLVLGVPAAYSMSRFAMKRQAVVVLMARVIPAVSLLVPWYYLFSNLRLVGGYGVLILSHMFVSLPLILYIMIGFFDGMPLELEEAAQVDGLTPIGAMWHVTLPMSMSGIATASILSFIFSWNNFMFALVLSGASTKTLPVAIFDFIGYASIDWGGLMAAASVVTLPIMVIALFFQKYVVSGLTAGAVKG is encoded by the coding sequence ATGATGCGGCTTACACGCAGATATCGGGTGTTTCGGGGAATAGCCATTGTGCTGCTGCTGCTCATCATGCTCACTCCGCTGGCATGGATGGTGATGAGCTCATTCAAGACAAACGTTCAGATTTATGACCCTACCGCTACGTTCGCGTTCAGCCCGACCATCGAGAACTATCAGAAAGTATTCCAGCAGGCGAATTTCGGCAGATTCATGGGAAACAGTTTCGTCGTCGCTGCCGTATCAACCGCAATCTCTTTGGTGCTGGGCGTGCCCGCGGCCTATTCCATGAGCCGCTTCGCCATGAAACGCCAGGCAGTTGTCGTGCTGATGGCTCGCGTCATACCGGCCGTTTCGTTGTTGGTGCCCTGGTACTACCTGTTCAGCAATCTACGATTGGTCGGCGGCTATGGCGTCCTGATTCTTTCGCACATGTTCGTTTCGTTACCTTTGATTCTGTACATCATGATCGGCTTTTTTGACGGCATGCCTCTTGAACTCGAAGAAGCCGCTCAAGTGGATGGCCTGACACCGATCGGAGCAATGTGGCATGTGACGTTGCCAATGAGTATGTCAGGAATAGCGACCGCATCGATTTTGTCGTTCATCTTCAGCTGGAATAACTTCATGTTCGCATTAGTGCTTTCAGGAGCCAGTACCAAGACTCTGCCTGTCGCAATCTTCGACTTCATCGGTTATGCCAGCATTGATTGGGGAGGGCTTATGGCGGCAGCAAGTGTCGTAACGCTGCCGATTATGGTTATAGCATTGTTCTTCCAGAAGTATGTTGTCTCAGGTCTGACGGCAGGGGCAGTAAAAGGATAA